In Anaerolineales bacterium, one DNA window encodes the following:
- a CDS encoding YggS family pyridoxal phosphate-dependent enzyme: protein MSELVESIRERYLMTLDRITSAAKKAGRDPESVKLVVVTKAQPVEVVRAAIEAGVIILGENYAEEGVMKLQSLHEFSAVEWHMIGHVQSRKAQLVAGNFNFLHSLDSLKLASRLDRFCREAGRTLPVLLEFNVGGEDSKGGWSAWDEAGWQELADELSAVIALPNLKVRGLMAMPPLGATPEFSRPYFQKLRRLQDYLAAQFPQADISELSMGTSFDYETAVEEGATFVRVGTAIVGPREDKTEVE, encoded by the coding sequence ATGAGCGAACTGGTTGAATCCATCCGCGAACGGTATTTAATGACGCTGGATAGGATCACATCCGCCGCTAAAAAAGCGGGACGGGATCCTGAATCCGTCAAACTGGTCGTGGTCACAAAAGCCCAGCCTGTGGAGGTGGTGCGCGCGGCGATCGAGGCAGGCGTGATAATTTTGGGGGAGAATTACGCCGAGGAAGGTGTTATGAAACTTCAATCCCTGCATGAATTTTCTGCGGTAGAATGGCACATGATCGGTCACGTGCAAAGCCGCAAGGCGCAGCTCGTGGCTGGGAACTTTAACTTTTTACATTCCCTGGACAGCCTGAAACTTGCCAGCCGCTTGGATCGGTTTTGCCGCGAAGCCGGACGGACATTGCCTGTTTTGCTGGAGTTCAACGTGGGCGGCGAGGATAGCAAAGGCGGCTGGAGCGCGTGGGATGAAGCGGGCTGGCAGGAACTGGCGGATGAACTTTCAGCGGTCATCGCCCTGCCAAATTTGAAGGTGCGCGGACTGATGGCCATGCCTCCGCTGGGCGCCACGCCAGAGTTTTCACGCCCGTACTTTCAGAAGTTGCGGCGATTACAGGATTACCTTGCGGCGCAGTTCCCGCAGGCGGATATTTCCGAACTTTCGATGGGGACCAGTTTCGATTATGAAACAGCGGTGGAGGAAGGCGCGACCTTCGTGCGGGTGGGCACGGCGATCGTCGGTCCGAGAGAAGATAAAACGGAGGTTGAATGA
- a CDS encoding DUF167 domain-containing protein, with protein MPRKYVLHDGKRGSALAVRVTPRASRNQIVGMLNDGTIKVHLASEPVDDKSNLELVVFLAEVLGVPKSRVEIVAGETGRDKLVSVLDMDVETAHQRVLAHMD; from the coding sequence ATGCCCAGAAAATATGTCCTTCATGACGGCAAACGCGGATCTGCCTTGGCGGTGCGGGTGACGCCGCGCGCAAGCCGCAACCAGATCGTCGGGATGTTGAACGATGGGACGATCAAGGTTCATCTTGCCTCCGAACCGGTGGACGATAAATCGAACCTTGAGCTGGTTGTATTCCTTGCGGAAGTGCTTGGCGTGCCCAAATCCCGTGTGGAAATCGTGGCGGGTGAAACGGGCAGGGACAAACTGGTTTCCGTATTGGACATGGACGTTGAGACGGCCCACCAGCGCGTTCTCGCGCATATGGATTGA
- a CDS encoding class II aldolase/adducin family protein, with product MLNFPAASPESDLRLAIIECGRIAYGRHLMTSNDGNISTRMADGNILITPSGISKGRLNPDDMLVVDLEGGVISSRSDRKPSSETPMHLEVYKSRADVHAVLHAHPIFATSLTIAGLDFPVDVLPEVLLTLGDVPITEYATPSSHEDANVIRPFLKAYNAMLLCQHGSLTYGKNLDEALIHLERIEHVSEIYWRAKMLGEVKRVPPEAQTKLIELREKYSKG from the coding sequence ATGCTGAATTTCCCCGCTGCCTCCCCAGAATCAGACCTGCGCCTTGCCATCATCGAGTGCGGGCGCATCGCCTATGGGCGTCATTTGATGACTTCGAATGATGGCAATATTTCCACGCGCATGGCGGATGGAAATATTCTCATCACGCCTTCCGGCATTTCAAAGGGACGCTTGAATCCGGATGACATGCTTGTCGTCGATCTGGAAGGCGGCGTGATTTCATCGAGGTCGGACCGCAAGCCATCCTCCGAAACACCGATGCATCTCGAAGTGTATAAATCCCGCGCAGATGTCCATGCGGTGCTGCATGCCCATCCCATTTTTGCGACCTCGCTTACAATTGCCGGCCTCGATTTTCCGGTGGACGTGCTGCCCGAAGTGCTGCTTACGCTGGGGGATGTTCCCATCACCGAATACGCCACACCATCTTCGCATGAGGATGCCAATGTGATTCGCCCGTTTTTGAAGGCCTATAATGCCATGCTGCTCTGCCAGCACGGCAGCCTGACGTATGGAAAGAATCTCGACGAGGCCCTGATCCATCTGGAACGCATCGAGCATGTTTCTGAAATCTACTGGCGCGCAAAAATGCTTGGCGAAGTGAAGCGTGTCCCGCCCGAAGCGCAGACAAAACTGATCGAACTGCGCGAAAAATATTCCAAAGGATAA
- a CDS encoding CAP domain-containing protein produces the protein MKKPILCIIFLTLLLLTLSLSLPGEVSARPLPEQITLPAQMIAAVNGLRLSYGLPTLADHPILMQSAQSQADYMAATGNVTHARPGGTTYTQQLLALGFPLAGDLSLGGFRAENILSTYGPLDWNGVPPGWQDDAHMNTMLSQNFTHIGAGISQSGNSYYYAVDTAAVTGSGQMQSGAPSILTSVPGGGNESAGVSQFMVPVTISTARPDGDVMHKVQYGQSLWSIAIAYGTTIINIQALNNLGDDLIIYQGQDLLVLKSATQPAPSAPESTATFEVTETVVPTASLTATSMPLQDSTIPVLENIEPSASSPGSSRILVVILIIAAFMGAGVAVWLIRDPSSS, from the coding sequence ATGAAAAAACCGATTCTTTGCATCATTTTCCTGACACTTCTTTTATTGACCTTGAGTCTTTCCCTGCCAGGGGAAGTTTCCGCGCGCCCGCTGCCGGAGCAGATTACCTTGCCTGCCCAGATGATCGCGGCAGTGAATGGCCTGCGTCTTTCCTATGGACTTCCCACGCTGGCGGATCATCCCATTTTGATGCAGTCCGCCCAGTCACAGGCGGATTACATGGCGGCAACCGGGAATGTGACCCATGCCCGTCCGGGCGGAACAACATACACACAGCAATTGCTTGCCCTTGGTTTTCCATTGGCGGGCGATCTCTCGCTCGGCGGATTCCGCGCAGAAAATATTTTGAGCACGTATGGTCCCCTTGACTGGAACGGTGTCCCGCCGGGCTGGCAGGATGATGCGCATATGAATACCATGCTCTCGCAAAATTTCACGCATATCGGCGCGGGGATTTCGCAATCGGGCAATTCATATTATTACGCCGTGGATACCGCCGCGGTGACCGGGAGCGGTCAAATGCAAAGCGGCGCCCCGTCCATTCTGACCAGCGTTCCAGGCGGGGGGAATGAGTCTGCGGGGGTGAGCCAGTTCATGGTCCCCGTCACGATCAGCACGGCGCGCCCGGATGGGGATGTGATGCACAAGGTACAATACGGCCAATCACTGTGGAGCATTGCCATTGCCTACGGGACGACCATTATTAATATTCAGGCATTGAACAACCTTGGCGATGATTTGATCATATATCAAGGGCAGGATTTACTCGTGTTGAAATCTGCCACGCAACCTGCCCCATCCGCGCCTGAATCAACCGCGACATTTGAGGTTACAGAAACCGTTGTACCCACAGCCAGCCTGACTGCAACATCCATGCCGCTACAGGATTCCACGATCCCTGTGCTGGAGAATATTGAGCCATCCGCCTCCAGCCCTGGTTCGTCACGGATACTGGTCGTGATATTGATCATTGCCGCGTTCATGGGGGCAGGTGTGGCGGTTTGGTTGATCCGCGACCCGAGTAGTTCATAG
- a CDS encoding cytochrome c biogenesis protein CcdA — translation MEISQISIGLAFLAGLASFLSPCVFSLVPAYVGYLGGRAAGAATSQSSRWLTFSHGLAFVLGFSIVFITLGVAASFAGGLLYDLRYWLAKIGGIVVIIFGLHMIGVFHIPFLSYDTRVQKAPDPKLGYLSSALMGVFFSAGWSPCVGPVLGAILTLAINGGSVSLGATLLTFYSAGLAIPFLIAALGIGWVTITLKKYNKVMRYVEIAMGVILVIVGALLFTGIFELIAQQGQFFWVDFGI, via the coding sequence ATGGAAATTTCTCAAATCAGCATCGGGCTGGCTTTTCTGGCAGGCTTGGCCTCCTTCCTCTCGCCCTGTGTTTTCTCGCTTGTGCCAGCCTACGTGGGTTATCTCGGCGGACGCGCGGCAGGTGCCGCGACCTCACAGTCCAGCCGCTGGCTGACCTTTTCACATGGCCTTGCCTTTGTGCTCGGCTTTAGCATTGTGTTTATTACGCTCGGGGTTGCGGCATCCTTCGCAGGCGGCCTGTTGTATGACCTGCGCTACTGGCTGGCGAAGATCGGTGGCATTGTCGTCATCATCTTCGGCCTGCATATGATCGGTGTCTTTCATATTCCATTCCTTTCATACGATACGCGCGTGCAGAAGGCGCCCGATCCAAAACTGGGTTATCTTTCATCCGCTTTAATGGGTGTGTTCTTCTCGGCGGGGTGGTCTCCCTGTGTGGGACCTGTGCTCGGCGCGATTCTTACACTTGCCATCAACGGCGGATCGGTCTCCCTCGGGGCCACGCTGCTGACCTTCTATTCGGCGGGTCTGGCAATTCCCTTTTTGATCGCCGCTCTAGGCATTGGCTGGGTGACCATCACCTTGAAAAAATACAACAAGGTCATGCGCTATGTCGAGATTGCAATGGGTGTGATACTGGTTATTGTCGGTGCGCTTCTTTTTACCGGTATCTTTGAGTTGATTGCCCAGCAGGGCCAGTTTTTCTGGGTGGATTTCGGCATTTAG
- a CDS encoding DUF2085 domain-containing protein codes for MLNVTLYTRKDCKLCDEVKADLLELQVHYPHRLIEVDIDSDHSLVEKYGQIIPVVEAGPYSLKAPITRQKLQATIGAAADRKNQLETLEDPEYKMRVRKGQTVTPGDRVSFWIARRYLLVLNLFMFLYVGLPFLAPTLMKSGAELPAQAIYRIYKPLCHQFGFRSFFLFGEQPFYPLAEAGVSGVKTFEQVTGIANLGDPYSFTRFEARNYIGDDAVGYKVALCERDISIYLALLAFGVLFGATGRRFKSLHWMFWLLIGVAPIGLDGFSQLLSQFNWDWFASLIPYRESTPFLRTLTGALFGFTTAWFAYPNIEESMSETRQYYMKKFAINQASE; via the coding sequence ATGCTTAATGTGACTCTCTACACCCGCAAAGACTGCAAGCTCTGTGATGAAGTCAAGGCAGATTTGCTCGAACTTCAGGTGCACTATCCGCACCGGCTCATCGAAGTGGATATTGATTCCGATCATTCCCTTGTGGAAAAATATGGGCAGATCATCCCCGTCGTGGAGGCCGGACCCTACTCGCTGAAGGCGCCCATCACGCGCCAGAAACTGCAGGCAACCATCGGCGCCGCGGCGGATAGAAAAAATCAACTGGAAACATTGGAAGACCCCGAATATAAAATGCGGGTCAGGAAGGGACAGACAGTGACACCCGGAGACCGGGTTTCATTCTGGATCGCCAGGCGTTATTTGCTTGTATTGAATTTATTCATGTTCCTGTACGTCGGCCTGCCCTTCCTCGCCCCCACCTTGATGAAGTCTGGCGCCGAACTGCCCGCACAGGCCATCTATCGAATATATAAACCGCTCTGCCACCAGTTCGGTTTCCGTTCCTTTTTCCTCTTTGGCGAACAGCCTTTTTATCCGCTGGCGGAGGCGGGTGTGAGCGGGGTTAAAACGTTCGAGCAGGTGACCGGCATTGCCAATCTGGGCGATCCCTACAGTTTCACCCGCTTTGAAGCCCGCAATTACATCGGGGATGACGCGGTCGGCTACAAGGTTGCCTTGTGCGAACGTGACATCTCGATCTATCTTGCACTGCTCGCATTCGGTGTGCTGTTCGGCGCAACGGGACGCCGTTTTAAATCATTGCATTGGATGTTTTGGCTGCTGATCGGCGTGGCTCCCATCGGCCTGGACGGATTTTCACAGCTGTTGAGCCAGTTCAACTGGGACTGGTTCGCTTCCCTGATCCCATACCGTGAAAGCACGCCCTTCCTGCGCACGCTGACAGGCGCGCTCTTTGGATTTACAACCGCCTGGTTCGCCTATCCAAACATCGAAGAATCCATGAGCGAAACGCGCCAGTATTACATGAAAAAATTTGCAATCAACCAGGCCTCGGAATAA
- the pgeF gene encoding peptidoglycan editing factor PgeF produces MPFHEHGNLRYYSFDIFSNSVTQAVFTRRGGVSPAPWQSLNLGGSVGDEPAHVVENRIRSFDALGRAHASIHDVWLVHGTDIVHADSPRALDQPAHKADILLTDNPEVTLFMRFADCVPLLFHDPHKQVIGIAHAGWMGTVKGAARSAIKGMQSRYGCTPEHIVVGIGPSICMNHYQVGEDVASQFRRKYGRDAERILQTINGSTRLDLWTANVIQLQNAGVERIQVSGLCTACQLEDWFSHRAEKGQTGRFGALMALHA; encoded by the coding sequence ATGCCTTTTCATGAACACGGGAACCTGCGCTATTACAGCTTTGATATCTTCTCAAATTCGGTAACCCAGGCTGTTTTTACCCGCCGTGGCGGCGTAAGCCCCGCTCCCTGGCAGTCGCTTAATCTTGGCGGATCGGTGGGGGACGAACCCGCTCATGTGGTCGAGAATCGTATCCGTTCGTTTGACGCGCTTGGACGCGCCCACGCCTCCATCCATGACGTGTGGCTGGTCCACGGTACGGACATTGTCCACGCGGATTCACCTCGCGCCCTCGATCAGCCCGCGCACAAAGCGGACATCCTCCTTACCGATAATCCCGAGGTAACTCTCTTCATGCGCTTTGCGGATTGCGTCCCGCTTTTATTCCACGACCCGCATAAACAGGTGATCGGCATTGCCCACGCCGGCTGGATGGGGACGGTCAAAGGCGCAGCCAGGAGCGCCATAAAAGGGATGCAGTCCCGTTACGGTTGTACGCCTGAACATATTGTTGTGGGTATAGGTCCATCCATATGCATGAATCATTACCAAGTCGGCGAGGATGTTGCATCGCAATTTCGGAGGAAATACGGAAGGGACGCAGAACGCATTTTGCAAACCATTAACGGAAGCACACGCCTTGACCTGTGGACGGCAAATGTGATTCAACTGCAAAACGCAGGCGTCGAGCGGATTCAGGTTTCGGGTCTGTGTACAGCCTGTCAGCTGGAGGATTGGTTCTCGCACCGGGCGGAAAAAGGCCAAACGGGCCGATTCGGCGCGTTGATGGCGTTACACGCTTGA
- a CDS encoding YggT family protein — protein sequence MSFEFLALFIRVVAQLFIYIVIASALLSFFLPPYHPIREVLGRIVDPFLNPIRSLMPRTGMVDFSPLILIFAVEILSRIFISILLSI from the coding sequence ATGAGTTTTGAGTTTTTGGCTTTGTTCATACGGGTGGTCGCCCAGCTTTTCATTTATATTGTGATCGCTTCGGCGCTGCTTTCGTTTTTTTTACCGCCCTATCATCCGATCCGCGAGGTGCTGGGACGGATTGTGGATCCGTTCCTGAACCCGATCCGCAGCCTGATGCCGAGGACGGGCATGGTCGATTTCAGTCCATTGATCCTGATCTTTGCCGTCGAAATCCTATCACGCATTTTTATCTCCATCCTTCTTTCCATATAA
- a CDS encoding tetratricopeptide repeat protein → MKYIRILLGVWLAAVMAACSAFPNLPSIPPGWTLTPSLPPTPEATFTPTITPTPLPTARVGVGDIALFHGDYDTALLHYQIALQDSPDPLIRAGAIWGQARIYFAQERYTETLSALQTIIAEYPQSPHLGQAYYLQGIVYYRLENYQSAADAWQTYLVLRPGYLDAYVQELRGDALFGTRNFAEALSAYTAAIQAPALGDDISLDLKVASTYTRMEKYDSALALYDGIIARAPNDFIKAQAMYESGLVYQSLGQNDAALEKFRFAVENYPLSYYSYLSLVALLDGGGTVSELDRGLVDYFAGQYVVAIAAFDRHLSSNPANNDGTAYYYRALSRRNLSFYDEALQDYTTFIEGYPAHPRWGDAWGEKAFIQWAQKGLYSTAAQTLLDFANAVPNTTLSTDYLMSAARIYERDGQYDKAVETWARVANEYPGTLQASNAVFLMGIIYYRQGNYTSALESFNRSLVLSESARDQSRAFLWIGKTQQKLGDANAAQTAWREGQNRNPGGYYSERARDILMERAPFLPVSSPNLASDLSAERRDADTWMRLTFDLSSDVALDGLGALAEDARVIRGREYWDLGLYEKARFEFENLRIELENAQDAVGSYRLTHYLLDLGMYRSAIFAARQVLTLAGMNDHAESMLAPAYFSRIRYGLYYSDLVIPESQKNGLDPLFTFSVIRQESFFEGFVSSNAGARGLMQVIPSTGAQIAGELNKPLNYTDSDLYRPVVSVMFGTHYLAKNRTLLNDDFYATLAAYNGGPGNALQWKELAGDDPDLFLESVRFEETRNYIRNIYEIYVIYKRLYGATEP, encoded by the coding sequence ATGAAGTACATTCGCATCCTTCTCGGAGTTTGGCTGGCTGCTGTCATGGCGGCTTGTTCCGCCTTTCCGAACCTCCCCTCCATTCCTCCCGGCTGGACGTTAACCCCAAGCCTTCCCCCCACCCCTGAAGCGACATTCACACCAACCATCACGCCCACACCGCTCCCCACCGCCCGTGTCGGCGTGGGAGACATTGCCCTGTTTCATGGCGACTACGACACCGCGCTGCTGCACTATCAGATTGCCCTGCAAGACTCCCCCGATCCATTGATTCGCGCAGGCGCTATATGGGGACAGGCGCGTATTTATTTTGCACAGGAACGCTACACCGAAACGCTGTCTGCCTTGCAAACCATCATCGCGGAGTATCCGCAATCCCCGCATCTTGGGCAGGCGTATTATCTGCAGGGAATTGTGTATTACCGCCTTGAAAATTATCAATCCGCGGCGGATGCATGGCAGACCTACCTCGTCCTGCGGCCCGGGTATCTGGACGCCTACGTGCAGGAATTGCGCGGCGACGCGCTCTTCGGCACAAGGAATTTCGCTGAGGCATTGTCTGCGTATACCGCCGCCATCCAGGCGCCCGCCCTCGGCGATGATATCAGCCTCGATCTAAAAGTTGCATCCACGTACACGCGCATGGAAAAATATGATTCCGCGCTGGCATTATACGATGGGATCATTGCGCGCGCGCCCAACGATTTCATCAAGGCTCAGGCGATGTACGAGTCCGGGTTGGTGTATCAGAGCCTCGGTCAGAATGATGCGGCGCTGGAGAAATTCCGTTTTGCAGTGGAAAATTATCCGCTGTCCTATTATTCCTATCTCAGCCTGGTCGCATTATTGGACGGCGGCGGAACAGTCAGTGAACTGGACCGCGGTCTGGTGGATTATTTTGCCGGGCAATATGTGGTGGCCATCGCCGCCTTTGACCGCCACCTTTCATCCAACCCCGCAAATAACGACGGCACGGCCTATTATTACCGCGCGCTCTCCCGGCGCAATTTGAGTTTCTACGACGAGGCCTTGCAGGATTACACCACCTTTATCGAAGGCTATCCCGCGCATCCGCGCTGGGGTGACGCCTGGGGCGAAAAGGCGTTCATTCAATGGGCGCAAAAAGGGTTGTATTCCACTGCCGCGCAAACGCTATTGGATTTTGCGAACGCGGTCCCCAACACCACACTCTCGACGGATTATCTGATGAGCGCGGCGCGCATTTATGAACGCGACGGCCAATACGACAAGGCTGTGGAGACATGGGCGCGCGTGGCGAATGAATACCCCGGCACGCTGCAGGCTTCCAATGCGGTCTTCCTGATGGGCATCATTTATTACCGCCAGGGGAATTACACCTCCGCGCTGGAATCCTTCAACCGCAGTCTGGTATTGTCCGAATCTGCAAGGGATCAGTCCCGCGCCTTTTTATGGATCGGGAAAACACAGCAAAAACTTGGGGATGCAAATGCCGCCCAGACTGCATGGCGCGAGGGACAAAACCGAAACCCCGGCGGCTATTACAGTGAGCGCGCCAGGGACATATTAATGGAGCGTGCGCCGTTCCTGCCCGTGTCTTCGCCAAACCTTGCCTCGGACCTTTCCGCCGAGCGCCGCGATGCAGATACCTGGATGCGTTTGACGTTCGACCTCAGCTCCGATGTGGCCCTGGATGGACTCGGGGCCCTTGCCGAGGATGCACGCGTCATTCGGGGGAGGGAATATTGGGATTTGGGTTTGTACGAAAAAGCGCGTTTCGAGTTTGAAAACCTGCGTATCGAACTGGAAAATGCACAGGATGCCGTCGGGAGTTACCGCCTGACCCATTATCTTTTGGACCTGGGCATGTACCGCTCGGCCATCTTTGCGGCGCGCCAGGTCTTGACGCTGGCCGGGATGAACGATCACGCTGAATCCATGCTGGCGCCTGCGTATTTCAGCCGCATCCGCTATGGATTGTATTATTCCGACCTGGTGATTCCCGAGTCGCAAAAGAACGGACTCGATCCCCTGTTTACGTTCAGTGTCATTCGGCAGGAGAGTTTCTTCGAAGGTTTTGTCAGCTCGAACGCCGGTGCGCGCGGACTGATGCAGGTCATCCCGTCCACCGGGGCGCAGATCGCCGGGGAGCTCAACAAGCCGCTCAACTACACGGACAGCGACCTGTACCGTCCTGTTGTGAGCGTGATGTTCGGCACGCATTATCTTGCCAAGAACCGCACCTTGCTTAACGACGATTTCTATGCAACGCTTGCGGCGTACAACGGCGGACCGGGCAATGCGCTGCAATGGAAGGAACTTGCAGGCGATGACCCCGACCTGTTCCTGGAAAGTGTGCGCTTCGAGGAAACCCGGAATTACATCCGTAACATTTATGAAATTTATGTGATCTATAAAAGGTTGTACGGGGCGACTGAACCGTAA
- a CDS encoding patatin-like phospholipase family protein: MDITLALGGGGAKGNAHIGVLRRLEKEGYKIRSVAGTSFGGMVGVFYALGNPPAMIQKIFEEVDQRHLYGRDPEDGPSLLGFAGVRKMLERVLGDKTFDDLHIPCAVSTVDIINGSEVTLAEGRLMNAVLATIALPGIFPAQYLDDWELVDGGVLNPVPVSVARELSPDLPVVAVTLNGELGVPVHRYSIPVPGILPKPIVERIARISLAQSLDVFLRSVDVSSRAVANFRLQLDKPDVIIRPKVQHLSILDQVVIADVAQLGEDALEEALPQLKRAVSWHARMGRKLFG; encoded by the coding sequence ATGGATATCACCCTGGCTTTAGGCGGGGGCGGCGCCAAGGGCAATGCCCACATCGGTGTCCTTCGCCGCCTCGAAAAGGAAGGATACAAAATTCGTTCGGTCGCCGGCACATCCTTTGGCGGGATGGTTGGCGTGTTTTATGCGCTTGGCAACCCGCCTGCGATGATACAAAAAATCTTTGAAGAGGTGGACCAGCGCCACCTCTACGGACGCGACCCCGAGGATGGACCGTCCCTGCTTGGGTTTGCTGGCGTGCGCAAAATGCTGGAACGCGTTCTTGGCGATAAGACCTTTGACGACCTCCACATCCCCTGCGCCGTCAGCACGGTGGACATCATCAACGGCAGCGAAGTCACCCTTGCCGAAGGCAGGCTGATGAATGCAGTGCTTGCCACCATTGCCCTGCCGGGGATTTTTCCTGCACAATATCTAGATGACTGGGAATTGGTGGACGGCGGCGTCTTGAACCCTGTCCCGGTCTCGGTGGCGCGTGAGTTATCACCGGATTTGCCGGTTGTGGCGGTCACACTCAATGGTGAATTGGGTGTTCCGGTGCACAGATACAGCATTCCAGTGCCGGGCATTTTGCCGAAGCCCATCGTGGAGCGTATTGCCCGCATCTCACTGGCCCAATCCCTGGATGTCTTCCTGCGCTCGGTGGATGTTTCCAGCCGCGCGGTAGCGAACTTTCGCCTGCAATTGGATAAACCGGATGTCATCATCCGTCCCAAGGTGCAACACCTCAGCATTCTCGATCAGGTTGTGATTGCAGATGTCGCGCAGCTGGGCGAAGATGCGCTGGAGGAAGCCCTGCCGCAGCTCAAACGTGCGGTTTCCTGGCATGCCCGCATGGGCAGGAAACTTTTTGGATGA
- a CDS encoding L,D-transpeptidase — MKTEVSRRDFLKLAGFGLGALAFRPFKSLALESLYTPKRLPPFPASEIIGRVVDNGVDLRSRPTNNPNVDTSIGKLGADTLVEWGREVIGNVVGGLSNQRYVETPQGYIYGSVVQPTRNRPNTPITEIPAGLPGFWAEVTVPYVDLAHEGNLASPWLRDHIDYQFPPRLYYGQVVWMDQIRQNNGFVEYRWNEDANGRGYGYGGGYGEFFWADGAGFKVLTDADVSMISPDVDPNEKTISLNLDYQTLSCFEGTREVFFCRVSSGKRYDPVTGEVVETYATPAGTLLTHWKIISKNMTAGDEAAGYSTPAVPWCTFIQGGVAIHGAHWHNAFGERRSHGCVNVLPEDAKWIFRWTSPHVSLAAGEERRNLPDYGTIVNSKETKF; from the coding sequence ATGAAAACAGAGGTCTCACGACGTGATTTTCTAAAACTGGCCGGGTTCGGTTTGGGCGCACTGGCGTTCCGGCCGTTTAAATCCCTTGCTCTCGAATCCTTATATACGCCAAAGCGTCTGCCTCCATTCCCCGCCAGCGAGATCATCGGGCGTGTGGTGGATAACGGGGTGGACCTGCGCAGCCGCCCCACCAATAATCCGAACGTTGACACTTCCATCGGCAAACTTGGCGCGGATACGCTCGTGGAATGGGGGCGCGAGGTGATCGGCAATGTGGTCGGCGGTTTGTCAAACCAGCGCTATGTGGAAACGCCGCAGGGCTATATCTATGGCTCGGTGGTCCAGCCCACGCGCAACCGTCCAAATACTCCGATAACGGAAATCCCCGCCGGACTGCCCGGCTTTTGGGCGGAGGTGACCGTTCCGTATGTGGATCTTGCGCATGAGGGCAATCTTGCTTCGCCGTGGCTGAGGGATCATATTGACTATCAATTTCCACCGCGCTTGTATTATGGCCAGGTGGTGTGGATGGACCAGATCCGCCAGAACAATGGCTTTGTGGAATATCGTTGGAACGAGGACGCCAACGGGCGCGGCTATGGGTATGGCGGCGGATATGGCGAATTTTTCTGGGCGGACGGCGCAGGCTTCAAGGTCCTGACTGATGCGGATGTATCCATGATCAGCCCGGATGTGGACCCGAACGAGAAGACCATCTCGTTGAATTTGGACTATCAAACATTGTCCTGTTTTGAGGGAACTCGTGAGGTATTCTTCTGCCGCGTTTCCAGCGGGAAGAGATATGACCCCGTCACCGGCGAGGTGGTCGAAACATACGCCACCCCGGCAGGCACATTGCTGACCCACTGGAAGATCATCTCCAAGAACATGACCGCCGGAGATGAGGCGGCTGGTTATTCCACTCCGGCAGTGCCGTGGTGTACCTTTATTCAAGGCGGCGTTGCCATTCACGGGGCGCACTGGCATAACGCTTTTGGCGAGCGCCGTTCGCATGGGTGCGTCAACGTATTGCCTGAAGATGCAAAATGGATTTTCCGCTGGACATCACCCCATGTTTCCCTTGCAGCCGGCGAGGAACGCAGAAACCTTCCCGATTACGGCACAATCGTGAATTCGAAGGAAACCAAGTTCTAA